The following are encoded together in the Sphingomicrobium clamense genome:
- a CDS encoding ATP-dependent DNA helicase — translation MPGGGVGTVGRGEAVARAAETPHIFLNGPLIGGRLGYPELSGLDLLELFAFVHPARFAVPTVKGFAKTLGLATPTNDMEAAALLPEIAGALLDRIDDPAWPEREGAWMVASTLQRHGWPWANLVLERLAMPERAERSLFSRLPEWEEGAEPSFPRTIKVDPAAAKRRLDALTGQGAEPREGQQQMAAEAAGVFDPREAPGRPNLLLADAGTGIGKTLAYLAPASLWAEEAGGTVWISTYTKALQRQLDAESERLFPDPQERKRRIVVRKGRENYLCLLNLEDAMQGGFAGRAAILAQLVARWAAYTKDGDMVGGDLPGWLPSLFRRAGATALTDRRGECVYAGCAHYRRCFIERAERAGREADLVIANHALVMVNAARAKPGAPTRIVFDEGHHLFDAADSTFAAALTGREAIELRRWIVGPEGKSRGRRRGLEARLMDVASYDEEGGRALADAVEAAKSLNSDGWLGRIGEGDPWGPLEKLFAEVRSMTYARAKAEDAGYGIETELAEVDGALVSAAGNALDALEAIAKPLATLSRRLEAVLEEAPDWLDAQARARVEGSILSLGWRRETLAAWMAMLGRIGGPSDPDFVDWLAINRIEAREYDIGIRRHWLDPTRPLAKAVLEPSHGVVVTSATLKGAEGWDRAEARTGALHMEKPADLFEAKSPFDYAANTEVLVVTDIRQGDIPALAGAYARLIEAAGGGTLGLFTAIKRLRAVHARIADRLARAGLRLYAQHVDPIDTGTLVDMFRDEPKASLLGTDALRDGVDVPGQSLRLVVMERVPWPRPTVLHAARRLAAGGRHYDDEVVRAKLAQGFGRLIRRQGDHGRFVLLSAAMPSRLLTAFPEGVAVHRLPLDQAVARIESGPPSAKQPSSSFEENDLIDRD, via the coding sequence ATGCCCGGCGGCGGCGTGGGGACCGTCGGCCGCGGCGAAGCGGTCGCGCGCGCTGCGGAGACGCCCCACATCTTTCTCAACGGGCCGCTGATCGGCGGGCGGCTCGGCTACCCCGAGCTGTCGGGGCTCGATCTGCTCGAACTGTTTGCCTTCGTCCATCCTGCGCGCTTTGCCGTGCCCACGGTGAAGGGCTTCGCCAAGACATTGGGGCTGGCAACGCCCACCAACGACATGGAAGCCGCAGCCCTGCTGCCCGAGATTGCCGGCGCGCTGCTCGACCGGATCGACGACCCGGCCTGGCCCGAGCGCGAAGGCGCGTGGATGGTCGCGAGCACCTTGCAGCGCCACGGTTGGCCCTGGGCGAACCTGGTGCTCGAGCGACTGGCGATGCCCGAACGGGCCGAACGCTCGCTCTTTTCGCGCCTGCCCGAGTGGGAGGAAGGTGCCGAGCCAAGCTTCCCGCGCACGATCAAGGTCGATCCCGCTGCTGCCAAGCGGCGGCTCGACGCGCTGACCGGTCAGGGCGCCGAACCGCGCGAAGGGCAGCAGCAGATGGCGGCGGAGGCGGCCGGCGTCTTCGATCCGCGCGAGGCGCCCGGGCGCCCAAACCTGTTGCTCGCCGACGCCGGAACGGGAATTGGCAAGACGCTCGCCTATCTCGCTCCCGCCTCGCTCTGGGCGGAGGAAGCGGGCGGGACGGTCTGGATCTCGACCTATACCAAGGCGCTCCAACGACAGCTTGATGCGGAAAGCGAACGGCTTTTCCCCGATCCCCAAGAACGCAAGCGACGGATCGTCGTGCGCAAGGGCCGCGAGAATTACCTCTGCCTGCTCAATCTCGAAGACGCGATGCAGGGCGGTTTTGCGGGCCGGGCCGCAATCCTCGCCCAGCTCGTGGCGCGCTGGGCGGCCTATACCAAGGATGGCGACATGGTCGGGGGCGACCTTCCCGGCTGGCTCCCGAGCCTGTTCCGGCGTGCAGGCGCGACTGCGCTTACCGACCGGCGCGGGGAATGCGTCTATGCCGGTTGTGCCCATTATCGCCGCTGCTTCATCGAACGCGCCGAGCGGGCGGGGCGCGAGGCCGACCTGGTCATCGCCAACCACGCGTTAGTCATGGTCAATGCTGCGCGCGCCAAGCCCGGCGCGCCGACGCGGATCGTGTTCGACGAGGGCCATCACTTGTTCGACGCCGCGGACTCGACCTTTGCCGCAGCGCTGACCGGGCGCGAGGCGATCGAGCTGCGCCGCTGGATCGTCGGGCCTGAGGGCAAGTCGCGCGGGAGGCGGCGCGGGCTCGAGGCCCGCCTGATGGACGTCGCATCCTACGACGAGGAAGGCGGCCGCGCGCTTGCCGATGCGGTCGAGGCTGCCAAATCGCTCAACAGCGACGGTTGGCTCGGGCGGATTGGGGAGGGCGATCCATGGGGGCCGCTCGAAAAGCTGTTCGCCGAAGTGCGCTCGATGACGTACGCGCGGGCCAAGGCCGAAGATGCCGGATACGGCATCGAGACCGAACTGGCCGAAGTCGATGGCGCGCTGGTGTCGGCGGCGGGGAACGCGCTCGATGCGCTGGAGGCGATCGCCAAGCCGCTCGCTACGCTGTCTCGCAGGCTGGAGGCAGTGCTCGAAGAAGCGCCCGACTGGCTCGATGCGCAGGCACGGGCGCGCGTCGAAGGCTCGATCCTGTCGCTCGGTTGGCGACGCGAGACGCTCGCTGCTTGGATGGCAATGCTGGGTCGGATCGGCGGTCCGAGCGATCCGGACTTTGTCGACTGGCTCGCGATCAATCGCATCGAGGCACGCGAATATGATATCGGCATCCGTCGCCACTGGCTTGACCCGACGCGGCCACTGGCTAAGGCGGTGCTCGAGCCTTCGCATGGGGTCGTCGTGACCTCGGCAACGCTCAAGGGCGCCGAAGGCTGGGACCGGGCGGAGGCGCGAACCGGCGCGCTGCACATGGAAAAGCCCGCCGACCTGTTCGAGGCCAAAAGCCCCTTCGATTATGCCGCCAACACCGAAGTGCTGGTGGTCACCGACATCCGACAAGGCGATATCCCCGCGCTGGCGGGTGCTTACGCGCGGCTGATCGAAGCGGCAGGCGGCGGGACGCTGGGTCTTTTCACCGCTATCAAGCGGCTGCGGGCTGTCCACGCCCGTATCGCTGACCGATTGGCGCGCGCGGGGCTTCGCCTTTACGCGCAGCATGTCGATCCGATCGACACGGGCACGCTGGTCGACATGTTTCGCGACGAGCCCAAAGCGAGCCTGCTTGGCACGGACGCGCTGCGCGACGGAGTCGACGTGCCGGGGCAATCGCTGCGGCTGGTGGTGATGGAGCGTGTGCCATGGCCGCGCCCGACCGTCCTTCACGCGGCGCGTCGGCTGGCGGCTGGCGGTCGTCACTATGACGACGAAGTCGTGCGCGCCAAGCTGGCGCAGGGCTTCGGTCGGCTGATCCGCCGCCAGGGCGATCATGGGCGCTTCGTGCTCCTCTCCGCAGCCATGCCGTCACGGCTGCTGACCGCCTTTCCCGAGGGCGTGGCAGTCCACCGCCTTCCGCTCGACCAGGCGGTCGCGCGGATCGAGAGCGGACCGCCAAGTGCGAAGCAGCCCTCTTCGTCGTTCGAAGAAAATGACTTGATCGACCGCGATTGA
- a CDS encoding RcnB family protein, with protein MNRPLLLSSLAMAMLVSAGPAQAENLNIERERLEVRADQDRDRQSRSERRAKRDKARAERRGNRDNARSERRGNRDGARSERRGNRDNARSERRNNRADRVQRSSGGERQVGRGRSQVERIRERARDQRRNNEELRREIVDRSKDRWERQERRQDRRADRRAERREDRRADRRADRRDDRRADRRRDRIEDRIRDVRRDSYRDGRRDARRDYRDGRRDRYRDARRDGYRDGRRDGYRDGRRDYRRDHRRWERKRWRADRRYDWRRYRDYNRSIFRLGIYYDPFGWGYRRHNIGNYLRSAFYRDRYWINDPWRYRLPPVYGPYRWVRYYDDALLVDIYDGRVVDVIHDFFW; from the coding sequence ATGAATAGGCCCCTTCTATTGTCGAGCCTTGCAATGGCGATGCTGGTCAGCGCCGGACCCGCCCAGGCCGAGAATTTGAATATCGAACGCGAGCGCCTTGAGGTGCGCGCGGATCAGGATCGAGACCGACAGAGCCGAAGCGAGCGCCGCGCAAAGCGCGACAAGGCGCGCGCGGAGCGACGCGGTAACCGGGACAATGCGCGGTCCGAGCGTCGTGGCAATCGCGACGGCGCAAGGTCGGAGCGTCGTGGAAACCGCGACAATGCTCGCAGCGAGCGGCGCAACAATCGTGCCGACCGCGTGCAGCGTTCAAGCGGCGGCGAGCGCCAGGTCGGGCGTGGCCGCAGCCAGGTCGAGCGAATTCGCGAGCGTGCCCGCGACCAGCGTCGCAATAATGAAGAACTTCGTCGGGAAATCGTCGATCGGTCGAAGGATCGGTGGGAGCGTCAGGAGCGCCGGCAGGATCGTCGTGCCGACCGGCGCGCCGAACGTCGTGAGGACCGCCGCGCGGACCGCCGGGCCGACCGTCGGGACGATCGCCGTGCCGACCGCCGCCGCGACCGGATCGAGGATCGTATCCGTGACGTGAGGCGCGACAGCTATCGCGACGGTCGCCGTGACGCCCGCCGCGATTATCGTGACGGACGGCGCGATCGTTATCGTGACGCGCGCCGTGACGGCTACCGTGACGGTCGCCGCGACGGCTATCGCGACGGACGCCGTGACTATCGCCGCGACCATCGTCGGTGGGAACGCAAGCGCTGGCGGGCGGATCGCCGCTACGACTGGCGTCGCTATCGCGACTACAACCGGTCGATCTTCCGCCTCGGAATCTATTATGATCCGTTCGGCTGGGGCTATCGCCGGCACAATATCGGCAACTATCTCCGGTCGGCATTCTATCGCGACCGCTACTGGATCAACGATCCCTGGCGCTATCGCCTGCCGCCGGTCTACGGCCCCTATCGCTGGGTCCGCTATTATGACGACGCCCTGCTGGTCGACATTTACGACGGCCGCGTGGTGGACGTGATCCACGACTTCTTCTGGTAG
- a CDS encoding transglutaminase-like cysteine peptidase, with amino-acid sequence MIKHAPISLALKLSSAAALLLAPSAALAEDDAGKNGAQFQLAERTFSSAKSDAILGQGSALAALLGKQGVAVREAPARLPAPASYAAYDRPTPYVQRAAIDRRAHPSRPDLFGTVALEVGKTPFDQRWAAVERRPVYGAAARYARGLRGMNEATILDRVNRYVNGRVAFTEDRAQFGRADRWLSAGETFSRGRGDCEDYAIAKMQMLRAAGFASDDLYLVVLKDLVRRADHAVLAVRSGGRFQVLDNGTDRIVDAADIADYRPILTYSAGKAWTHGYQRYDRPDFPPVNIASYMPALQDGQRVALADIMPVRPAANR; translated from the coding sequence ATGATCAAGCACGCCCCCATTTCGCTTGCCCTGAAGCTGTCGAGCGCCGCCGCGCTCCTTCTCGCCCCGTCCGCCGCGCTTGCGGAGGACGATGCGGGAAAGAATGGCGCGCAGTTCCAGCTGGCAGAACGCACCTTTTCGAGCGCCAAGTCGGACGCCATCCTTGGCCAGGGTTCGGCGCTGGCGGCCCTGCTGGGCAAGCAGGGTGTCGCGGTGCGCGAAGCGCCGGCCCGGCTTCCTGCCCCGGCGAGCTATGCGGCCTATGATCGCCCCACTCCTTATGTCCAGCGCGCAGCGATCGACCGCCGTGCGCACCCGAGCCGCCCCGACCTGTTCGGTACGGTCGCGCTCGAAGTCGGCAAGACGCCGTTCGACCAGCGCTGGGCCGCCGTCGAGCGTCGACCGGTTTATGGCGCCGCTGCCCGATATGCTCGCGGCCTGCGCGGCATGAACGAGGCGACGATCCTCGATCGCGTGAACCGCTACGTAAACGGTCGCGTCGCCTTCACCGAGGACCGCGCCCAGTTCGGTCGAGCGGACCGCTGGCTCTCGGCCGGCGAAACCTTCTCTCGCGGTCGCGGCGACTGCGAAGATTATGCCATCGCCAAGATGCAGATGCTGCGCGCTGCGGGCTTTGCCAGCGACGATCTCTATCTCGTCGTTCTCAAAGATCTCGTTCGCCGTGCGGACCATGCTGTGCTCGCCGTGCGCTCTGGTGGCCGCTTCCAAGTGCTCGACAATGGAACCGACCGCATCGTCGATGCAGCGGACATTGCCGACTATCGCCCGATCTTGACCTATTCGGCGGGCAAGGCATGGACTCACGGCTATCAGCGCTATGACCGCCCGGACTTCCCGCCGGTCAATATCGCCAGCTACATGCCGGCATTGCAGGATGGACAGCGCGTCGCGCTCGCCGACATCATGCCGGTCCGCCCCGCGGCCAATCGCTAA
- a CDS encoding lysine--tRNA ligase, which translates to MSIDPDIRAAAQTSKAWPYEEARRLIKRWPDGKPEGAPMVFETGYGPSGLPHIGTFNEVLRTTMVRRAYEELTDGAPTKLIAFSDDMDGLRKVPDNVPNREMLAEHLGKPLSRIPNPFESDHDSFAAHNNAMLRRFLDDYGFDYEFASASDKYNSGAFDDALRNVMRHNKDILDIMLPTLRDERRATYSPILPVSPTTGRVLQVPVEVLDADAGMIAFEDEDGTRVEQSALGGQAKCQWKVDWAMRWVALGVDYEMYGKDLTDSGVQSGRIAKVLGGRKPEGMIYEMFLDANGEKISKSKGNGLSIEEWLTYGSQESLAFYIYREPRKAKNLHLGLVPRAVDEYWQFRGNYPDQPPEKKLGNPVHHVHGGDVPSTTLPVTFGLLLNLVSLPGVQDKDLAWKFVQRQAPGASPESDPELDELIGLAVNYARDFVVPGLKRRAPAEHEREALRDLDEELAKIAEDTAAEDIQTIVFEVGKRHPFDNLRLWFKTLYETLLGSEQGPRMGSFIALYGVENTRKLIAEALDMAA; encoded by the coding sequence ATGAGCATCGATCCCGACATTCGCGCAGCGGCGCAGACGAGCAAGGCGTGGCCCTATGAAGAGGCGCGGCGGCTGATCAAACGCTGGCCCGACGGAAAGCCCGAAGGCGCGCCGATGGTCTTCGAGACCGGCTACGGCCCCTCGGGACTGCCGCATATCGGGACCTTCAACGAAGTGCTGCGCACGACCATGGTCCGCCGCGCCTATGAAGAGCTGACCGACGGCGCGCCGACCAAACTCATCGCGTTCAGCGACGACATGGACGGACTGCGCAAGGTGCCGGACAATGTGCCCAATCGGGAAATGCTGGCCGAGCATCTCGGCAAGCCGCTGTCGCGCATCCCCAATCCGTTCGAAAGCGATCATGACAGCTTCGCAGCGCATAACAATGCGATGCTTCGTCGTTTCCTCGACGATTATGGCTTCGACTACGAATTCGCCTCGGCGTCCGACAAATATAATAGCGGCGCGTTCGACGATGCGCTTCGCAATGTCATGCGCCACAACAAGGACATTCTCGACATCATGCTGCCGACGCTGCGCGACGAGCGCCGTGCCACCTATTCGCCGATCCTGCCGGTCTCCCCGACCACGGGCCGCGTGCTCCAGGTGCCGGTCGAGGTGCTCGATGCCGACGCAGGCATGATCGCCTTCGAGGACGAGGACGGTACGCGCGTCGAACAGTCCGCGCTGGGCGGTCAGGCCAAGTGCCAGTGGAAGGTCGACTGGGCCATGCGCTGGGTCGCACTCGGCGTCGACTATGAGATGTATGGCAAGGACCTGACCGATAGCGGTGTCCAGTCCGGGCGCATTGCCAAGGTGCTCGGCGGGCGCAAGCCCGAAGGCATGATCTACGAGATGTTCCTCGACGCGAATGGCGAGAAGATTTCCAAGTCGAAGGGCAACGGCCTCTCGATCGAGGAATGGCTCACCTATGGCAGCCAGGAAAGCCTCGCCTTCTACATCTATCGCGAACCGAGGAAGGCGAAAAACCTGCACCTCGGGCTGGTGCCGCGCGCGGTCGATGAATATTGGCAGTTTCGCGGCAATTATCCGGACCAGCCGCCCGAGAAGAAGCTCGGCAACCCGGTCCATCACGTCCATGGCGGCGACGTGCCGTCGACCACCCTTCCAGTGACGTTCGGCCTGCTTCTCAACCTCGTCTCGCTACCTGGCGTCCAGGATAAGGATCTGGCGTGGAAGTTCGTGCAGCGACAGGCGCCCGGCGCGTCTCCCGAAAGCGACCCCGAACTCGACGAACTGATCGGCCTTGCCGTCAATTACGCGCGCGATTTCGTGGTTCCTGGCCTCAAGCGCCGCGCGCCTGCCGAGCATGAGCGCGAGGCGCTGCGCGATCTCGACGAGGAACTAGCGAAGATTGCCGAGGACACCGCTGCCGAAGACATTCAGACGATCGTCTTCGAGGTCGGCAAGCGTCACCCGTTCGACAATCTCCGCCTCTGGTTCAAGACGCTTTACGAAACGCTGCTAGGGTCCGAGCAGGGCCCGCGCATGGGCAGCTTCATCGCGCTCTACGGCGTCGAGAATACGCGAAAACTGATCGCCGAAGCGCTCGACATGGCAGCCTAG
- a CDS encoding DUF1003 domain-containing protein — MTKTTKRSVDQLAIDLLGKSIESVNDFERRVLDLVHYRKLVSRDPNTLADDEESFGDRMADKVASIGGSWGFIFFFAFVLAAWMTLNSGVPEALGIRFDPYPFIFLNLCLSTLAAVQAPIIMMSQNRSGERDRIAARLDYEVNLRNELEIMRLHEKLDALAEQVAASKR, encoded by the coding sequence GTGACCAAGACCACAAAGCGCAGCGTCGACCAACTGGCGATCGACCTGCTCGGCAAGTCCATCGAAAGCGTCAACGATTTCGAGCGACGTGTGCTCGACCTTGTTCATTATCGCAAGCTAGTCAGCCGCGATCCCAACACGCTCGCCGATGACGAAGAGAGTTTCGGCGACCGAATGGCCGACAAGGTCGCTTCCATCGGAGGCAGTTGGGGGTTCATCTTTTTCTTCGCCTTCGTGCTCGCAGCGTGGATGACGCTGAATAGCGGTGTCCCCGAGGCGCTCGGCATCCGCTTCGACCCCTATCCCTTCATCTTCCTCAATCTTTGCCTATCGACACTGGCGGCAGTCCAAGCGCCGATCATCATGATGAGCCAGAATCGCTCGGGCGAGCGCGACCGCATCGCTGCCCGGCTCGATTACGAGGTCAACCTGCGCAACGAACTCGAGATCATGCGACTGCACGAAAAGCTCGACGCGTTGGCCGAACAGGTCGCGGCGTCGAAGCGCTAG
- a CDS encoding HlyD family type I secretion periplasmic adaptor subunit produces MNMMSSIVEKPRERFLRWSGPQRLIAMLTTLFVIFIVWASLAQVDEVTRGPGEVIPSSKVQLIQASEPAIIEELMVRSGQRVEAGELLARLDDTQSASELGQIAAETRSLTAREARLRAEGGGSSIECEGAGCADETALSAARRQALNSRVAALRAQAAQSQRDANEAQATINTLTQSLALAEDKLARLEATGPGIVPITEINDARADVVDIRGRIAQAREQRGRAQSAVAEANAQASEAQATFRQEALDERSRVAERIAVNEESLRGAEGRVARTELRSPVAGIVNDVQATTIGGFVQAGEKVMEVVPVGDKLLVETRVNPKDIAFVKVGDKALVTVTAYDFSTYGGLDGEVVEVSADSLYDEVEREAYFNVIVETDRAYLGTEANPLPITPGMMTDTQIITGKKSIIAYLMKPITKASREALTER; encoded by the coding sequence ATGAACATGATGTCCTCGATCGTCGAAAAACCACGCGAACGCTTCCTGCGTTGGAGCGGCCCCCAGCGTCTGATCGCCATGCTGACGACCTTGTTCGTCATCTTTATCGTCTGGGCCTCGTTGGCGCAGGTCGACGAAGTCACGCGTGGCCCGGGCGAGGTCATTCCGTCGAGCAAGGTCCAGCTGATCCAGGCCTCGGAACCGGCCATCATCGAGGAATTGATGGTGCGTTCGGGCCAGCGGGTCGAGGCAGGCGAATTGCTCGCACGGCTCGACGACACGCAGTCGGCGTCCGAACTCGGACAGATTGCGGCCGAGACGCGCTCGCTCACGGCACGTGAAGCGCGGCTTCGCGCCGAGGGTGGAGGCAGCTCGATCGAGTGCGAAGGTGCCGGCTGTGCCGACGAGACGGCACTCTCAGCAGCCCGTCGCCAAGCCCTTAATAGCCGCGTGGCGGCACTGCGCGCGCAAGCCGCCCAGTCGCAACGCGATGCCAATGAAGCGCAGGCGACCATCAACACGCTGACCCAGTCCCTTGCGCTGGCCGAAGACAAGCTGGCACGCCTCGAGGCGACCGGCCCGGGCATCGTGCCGATCACCGAGATCAATGACGCGCGCGCCGACGTCGTCGATATTCGCGGCCGCATCGCGCAAGCGCGCGAGCAGCGCGGGCGCGCACAGTCGGCGGTTGCGGAAGCCAATGCGCAGGCGTCAGAAGCGCAGGCGACGTTCCGACAGGAAGCGCTCGACGAGCGCAGCCGCGTCGCCGAGCGGATCGCGGTCAACGAGGAAAGCCTGCGCGGCGCCGAGGGCCGTGTAGCGCGCACCGAACTGCGCTCGCCGGTCGCAGGCATCGTCAATGACGTGCAGGCGACCACCATTGGCGGCTTCGTCCAGGCGGGCGAGAAGGTGATGGAAGTCGTCCCCGTTGGCGACAAATTGCTGGTCGAGACGCGGGTCAATCCCAAGGATATCGCCTTCGTGAAAGTGGGCGACAAGGCGCTCGTCACTGTGACGGCGTACGATTTTTCGACCTATGGCGGGCTCGATGGCGAAGTGGTGGAGGTGTCCGCAGACAGCCTCTACGACGAAGTCGAGCGTGAAGCTTACTTCAATGTGATTGTGGAGACCGACCGCGCCTATCTCGGCACCGAAGCCAACCCGCTCCCGATCACGCCGGGCATGATGACCGATACGCAGATCATCACGGGCAAGAAGTCGATCATCGCCTACCTGATGAAGCCGATCACCAAGGCGAGCCGCGAAGCGCTCACCGAGCGCTAG
- a CDS encoding alpha/beta fold hydrolase: MATIDTSEGRIGYLEQSPAAPNDLPILFLHGVGSDKRVWQPQLDHFGKARRAIAADYPGYGNSAFKLGAGHDDYAKAMVALLDALEIKRAHICGLSLGGVVAIAMASLAPRRCASLHIADSFALHPEGEAIHDRSLAAARELGMRGLAEARVDALIAPGAPEGLREEVIDTMASIDPDAYVHGAKAVWLADQRRRVESIAIPTLITCGSEDKITPPILSIKLVESIPGARLEIIQGAGHLANAERPDDFNRVSDEFLSNLNEKP, translated from the coding sequence ATGGCAACCATCGACACCAGCGAAGGCCGGATCGGCTATCTAGAACAGTCGCCTGCGGCACCGAACGACCTGCCGATCCTCTTCCTCCACGGGGTGGGGTCGGACAAACGCGTCTGGCAGCCCCAACTGGATCATTTCGGAAAAGCCCGTCGCGCCATCGCGGCAGACTACCCCGGATACGGGAACAGCGCGTTCAAGCTTGGCGCGGGGCATGACGACTATGCCAAGGCCATGGTCGCGCTGCTTGACGCGCTCGAGATCAAGCGCGCGCATATATGCGGACTCTCGCTGGGCGGCGTCGTAGCGATCGCGATGGCCTCGCTGGCCCCGCGCCGCTGCGCGAGCCTGCACATCGCCGACAGTTTCGCGCTGCATCCCGAAGGGGAGGCGATCCATGACCGCTCGCTCGCCGCGGCACGCGAGCTCGGCATGCGCGGGCTTGCCGAAGCGCGGGTCGACGCGCTGATCGCACCCGGGGCGCCGGAGGGGCTGCGCGAGGAGGTCATCGACACGATGGCGTCGATCGATCCTGATGCCTACGTCCATGGCGCGAAAGCCGTCTGGCTCGCCGACCAGCGCCGCCGCGTCGAATCGATCGCCATCCCGACGCTCATCACCTGTGGGAGCGAGGACAAGATCACGCCGCCGATCCTTTCGATCAAACTGGTCGAGTCGATTCCCGGCGCGCGGCTGGAGATCATCCAGGGCGCCGGCCATCTCGCAAATGCCGAACGGCCGGACGATTTTAACCGTGTTTCGGATGAATTCCTGTCCAATCTGAACGAAAAGCCATAG